One region of Wyeomyia smithii strain HCP4-BCI-WySm-NY-G18 chromosome 3, ASM2978416v1, whole genome shotgun sequence genomic DNA includes:
- the LOC129730138 gene encoding uncharacterized protein LOC129730138 isoform X1, with translation MLTKKEKLLIRPWQMQRYYNHRVKVETAAPAIDFHPPPERAHITQKLKKLQKERERTEKIERDNIRLLQRLGAIMSKKRLDNIWTHARPNFLSREYIYPIRPKTTGAELDYNRRRSLSLRSLEDLDQPTEAANNRPTRCSACTKQPYKSNKVVPEERMPWAPQRKTSNRKHINEAELETHVCCRFCCCK, from the exons ATGCTAACCAAAAAAGAGAAACTATTGATCCGCCCCTGGCAGATGCAACGGTATTACAACCATCGGGTTAAGGTGGAAACCGCTGCCCCGGCAATTGATTTTCACCCACCACCGGAACGAGCGCAcataacgcaaaagttaaaGAAATTGCAAAAGGAGCGCGAGCGGACGGAGAAAATCGAACGCGACAACATTCGTCTGCTGCAACGACTCGGGGCAATCAtgagcaagaaacggttggacAATATTTGGACCCATGCTAGACCAAA ttttttgagCCGAGAGTACATCTATCCTATTCGCCCAAAGACAACCGGAGCAGAGCTGGACTACAACCGTCGAAGGTCTTTGTCGCTGAGATCTTTGGAGGATTTAGATCAACCAACTGAAGCTGCGAATAATCGTCCAACGCGATGCAGTGCCTGCACCAAACAACCATATAAATCAAACAAAGTAGTACCTGAGGAAAGAATGCCTTGGGCACCACAACGGAAAACCTCAAACCGAAAACACATCAACGAGGCAGAATTAGAAACTCATGTCTGCTGTAGATTCTGCTGCTGCAAGTGA
- the LOC129730138 gene encoding uncharacterized protein LOC129730138 isoform X2, translating to MQRYYNHRVKVETAAPAIDFHPPPERAHITQKLKKLQKERERTEKIERDNIRLLQRLGAIMSKKRLDNIWTHARPNFLSREYIYPIRPKTTGAELDYNRRRSLSLRSLEDLDQPTEAANNRPTRCSACTKQPYKSNKVVPEERMPWAPQRKTSNRKHINEAELETHVCCRFCCCK from the exons ATGCAACGGTATTACAACCATCGGGTTAAGGTGGAAACCGCTGCCCCGGCAATTGATTTTCACCCACCACCGGAACGAGCGCAcataacgcaaaagttaaaGAAATTGCAAAAGGAGCGCGAGCGGACGGAGAAAATCGAACGCGACAACATTCGTCTGCTGCAACGACTCGGGGCAATCAtgagcaagaaacggttggacAATATTTGGACCCATGCTAGACCAAA ttttttgagCCGAGAGTACATCTATCCTATTCGCCCAAAGACAACCGGAGCAGAGCTGGACTACAACCGTCGAAGGTCTTTGTCGCTGAGATCTTTGGAGGATTTAGATCAACCAACTGAAGCTGCGAATAATCGTCCAACGCGATGCAGTGCCTGCACCAAACAACCATATAAATCAAACAAAGTAGTACCTGAGGAAAGAATGCCTTGGGCACCACAACGGAAAACCTCAAACCGAAAACACATCAACGAGGCAGAATTAGAAACTCATGTCTGCTGTAGATTCTGCTGCTGCAAGTGA
- the LOC129730140 gene encoding uncharacterized protein LOC129730140, whose translation MADNTDAEGAKKKRTFRKFTYRGVDLDQLLDMKHDLLMELMHSRAKRRFKRGLRRKPMALIKKLRKAKKNAPPNEKPAIVKTHLRNMIIVPEMVGSIVGIYNGKTFGPAEIKPEMIGHYLGEFSQTYKPVKHGRPGIGATHSSRFIPLK comes from the coding sequence ATGGCGGACAACACCGATGCAGAGGGCGCTAAGAAGAAGCGCACGTTCCGTAAATTCACCTACCGAGGTGTGGATCTCGATCAACTGCTGGACATGAAGCACGATCTGCTGATGGAGCTCATGCATAGCCGTGCTAAGCGACGTTTCAAGCGCGGTCTGCGCCGTAAGCCGATGGCTTTGATCAAGAAACTCCGCAAGGCCAAGAAGAATGCTCCACCAAATGAAAAGCCCGCAATCGTCAAGACTCATCTGCGCAACATGATCATCGTTCCCGAAATGGTCGGATCCATTGTTGGTATTTACAACGGCAAAACGTTCGGCCCGGCGGAAATCAAGCCAGAGATGATTGGTCATTATTTGGGAGAATTCTCGCAGACATACAAGCCCGTCAAACACGGTCGGCCCGGTATCGGTGCCACCCACAGCTCCCGTTTCATTCCACTGAAGTAA